From the Microplitis mediator isolate UGA2020A chromosome 6, iyMicMedi2.1, whole genome shotgun sequence genome, one window contains:
- the LOC130669709 gene encoding uncharacterized protein DDB_G0290685-like, which translates to MNMEVDEEALLERMIGNVDLQLPNPAQNHRANIANGNQPNRGNNINARSGIQNAQAGGIEPGVRLIPALGNPQGNGLNQVAAAHNLQVNGQNQVGGVGNPQAGEQNQVVGLGNPGDGGENAGGLNLAHDGQNRVIGVNPQVGDQALLNGIDAIVDGRMAERLKKLIQESLERAERAKRVFENMYGQYEDVGHGNREHNSRRGGRNLPNRNASYWKGQYFKAKNQQNSGKKHIFSRIINFQWFCIPKILIAFGKYN; encoded by the exons ATGAACATGGAAGTCGATGAAGAAGCTTTACTGGAACGAATGATTGGCAACGTTGACTTGCAACTCCCAAATCCAGCTCAGAATCATCGTGCTAATATTGCAAATGGAAATCAACCTAACAGgggtaataatattaatgctCGAAGTGGAATTCAGAATGCTCAAGCTGGTGGAATTGAACCAGGTGTAAGATTAATTCCAGCCCTCGGTAATCCTCAAGGTAATGGGCTTAATCAAGTTGCTGCTGCTCATAATTTGCAAGTTAATGGCCAAAATCAAGTTGGTGGTGTTGGAAATCCTCAAGCAGGTGAACAAAATCAAGTTGTTGGTCTTGGTAATCCTGGAGACGGTGGAGAAAATGCAGGTGGTCTTAATCTTGCACATGATGGACAAAATCGAGTGATAGGTGTTAATCCTCAAGTTGGTGATCAGGCTCTGCTCAATGGAATCGACGCTATAGTGGACGGTAGAATGGCTGAACGTTTGAAAAAACTAATCCAAGAATCATTGGAACGAGCTGAACGGGCAAAACGGGTATTTGAAAATATGTATGGACAATATGAAGATGTTGGACATGGTAATCGGGAGCATAATAGTCGTCGCGGTGGTCGTAATTTACCAAATCGGAATGCATC GTACTGGAAGGGGCAATACTTTAAAGCCAAAAACCAACAAAATAGcggaaaaaaacatatattttcaagaataattaatttccaaTGGTTTTGTataccaaaaattttgattgctTTTGGCAAGTACaattag